A genomic stretch from Rhodothermales bacterium includes:
- a CDS encoding DUF2007 domain-containing protein, whose protein sequence is MSETPSQDWVPVFKTGIDYEAEIVCDRLNDAGIAAVVQNKKDHAFNLTMGDLARIQVLVQPDREAEARDILTSIPIDEAELTRQALAASPLDPADATLAELDEALPAGDEDEDGDPLEEEEEKDE, encoded by the coding sequence ATGAGCGAGACGCCATCCCAGGACTGGGTGCCGGTCTTCAAGACCGGAATAGACTACGAGGCCGAGATCGTCTGTGACCGGCTCAACGATGCCGGCATTGCGGCCGTCGTCCAGAACAAAAAAGATCACGCCTTCAACCTGACCATGGGCGACCTGGCGCGGATTCAGGTGCTCGTGCAGCCGGATCGCGAGGCGGAAGCCCGGGACATCCTCACCTCGATCCCCATTGACGAAGCGGAGCTGACCCGCCAGGCCCTCGCCGCCTCACCGCTCGACCCGGCCGACGCCACCCTCGCCGAACTCGATGAGGCGTTGCCGGCGGGGGATGAGGACGAGGATGGAGACCCGCTCGAGGAGGAAGAGGAGAAAGACGAGTAA
- a CDS encoding type II CAAX endopeptidase family protein: MMETGAVPVKTLPDAWEPAPPIPLDRYLERQRFSPGLMAFLTLIVVIILFHIVIGPIAMIGLLMLNGISLADLQGALEEVIADNARILLVANTIGQFFALALPTYLILRLHTSRPWAFVRLRRTTTPTIALSLVGLAVLTPVVWWLGSVNEAIPLPEWIEKLEQSQVDLIEQVLVQDLGVVFSLFVMALTPAFCEELLFRGYVQRQLERQLGVVAGIVIIGVLFGLFHFRFSQVIPLSVIGMYLAYLTWRTGSLWPAIAVHFVNNSFALLMGMYVSRQPDMDLESLEQMDVPVLVTVVCTAAFAGIVYVLHRRASLAAGKVEA; this comes from the coding sequence ATGATGGAAACCGGTGCCGTGCCGGTAAAGACGCTCCCGGACGCCTGGGAGCCGGCGCCGCCGATCCCGCTCGACCGCTATCTGGAGCGTCAGCGTTTTTCGCCGGGGTTGATGGCGTTTCTGACCCTCATCGTGGTCATCATCCTTTTTCACATCGTCATCGGTCCGATCGCCATGATCGGACTCCTGATGTTGAACGGGATTTCGCTGGCCGACTTGCAGGGCGCGCTCGAGGAAGTCATCGCCGACAACGCCCGGATTCTCCTCGTGGCCAACACGATCGGGCAGTTTTTTGCGCTGGCGCTGCCCACGTATCTCATCCTGCGTCTGCACACGAGCCGGCCCTGGGCGTTCGTGCGGCTCCGGCGAACGACGACGCCCACCATTGCGTTGTCGCTGGTGGGGCTGGCCGTGCTCACCCCCGTGGTGTGGTGGCTCGGCAGCGTGAACGAGGCGATCCCGTTGCCGGAATGGATCGAGAAGCTCGAACAATCGCAGGTCGATCTGATCGAGCAGGTGCTCGTGCAGGATCTGGGCGTCGTGTTCAGCCTGTTCGTGATGGCGCTGACGCCGGCCTTTTGCGAGGAGCTGTTGTTTCGCGGGTATGTGCAGCGGCAGCTGGAACGGCAACTCGGCGTCGTGGCGGGCATCGTCATCATCGGAGTGCTCTTCGGCCTGTTTCATTTCCGGTTCTCGCAGGTGATACCGCTGTCGGTGATCGGGATGTATCTGGCGTATCTTACCTGGCGAACCGGATCGCTGTGGCCGGCGATCGCCGTGCACTTCGTCAACAACAGTTTTGCGCTCCTGATGGGGATGTACGTGAGCCGGCAGCCGGACATGGACCTCGAATCGCTGGAGCAGATGGACGTGCCGGTGCTCGTGACCGTCGTCTGTACGGCGGCATTTGCCGGAATTGTGTATGTTTTACACCGACGCGCCTCGCTTGCCGCAGGCAAGGTCGAGGCCTAG
- a CDS encoding alpha/beta hydrolase-fold protein, which translates to MHAIRLSFCLALLATTASAQPQQGIRTPNDTLQSVRVVDARTVQLSIYAPKAEEVTVVGDFLKEYRPLPLHKEASGVWSVVIPDLRPDVYTYDFTVDGVRTFDPKNARFKEAENGLSNLFELPGSEADYQAAKGVPHGEVSKVWFNSAVTGTIGRFHVYTPPGYEALQGPLPTLYLQHGGGDNDASWLTAGRANFILDNLLAEGRIVPMIVVMPMGHPVPGFHMEAGTDGDPYYAQLFDEIIPYVEGHFKASTRAEDRAYAGLSMGGLQALNIALFHPEKFAYVLPLSTGYFPPQLKTLEEQHADVLKNPAINRLKLFWIAMGGQQDIAYQNGQNMLALFDRYGIRYTTNDYPAGHTFITWRHNLVEFGPLLFRD; encoded by the coding sequence ATGCACGCTATCCGCCTTTCGTTTTGTCTGGCGCTGCTCGCCACAACGGCCTCGGCGCAACCGCAACAGGGCATCCGCACCCCGAACGATACCCTGCAGTCCGTACGCGTCGTCGACGCCCGGACCGTCCAGCTGAGCATCTATGCCCCGAAGGCGGAGGAGGTGACGGTGGTCGGGGATTTTCTGAAAGAATACCGTCCGCTACCGCTCCATAAGGAGGCGTCCGGCGTCTGGTCGGTCGTCATCCCGGATCTCCGCCCCGACGTGTATACGTACGACTTCACGGTCGATGGCGTCCGGACGTTCGACCCGAAAAACGCCCGCTTCAAAGAGGCGGAAAACGGGCTCTCCAATCTGTTCGAACTCCCCGGCTCGGAGGCCGATTACCAGGCGGCGAAGGGAGTGCCCCATGGCGAAGTGAGCAAGGTGTGGTTCAATTCGGCGGTGACCGGTACGATCGGTCGGTTTCACGTCTATACCCCGCCCGGCTATGAGGCCCTGCAAGGCCCCCTGCCCACGCTGTACCTGCAACACGGCGGCGGCGACAACGACGCGTCGTGGCTGACGGCGGGGCGCGCGAACTTCATCCTCGACAACCTCCTTGCGGAAGGCCGGATCGTTCCGATGATCGTCGTGATGCCGATGGGCCACCCGGTGCCTGGTTTCCATATGGAGGCGGGGACGGACGGCGACCCGTATTATGCGCAGCTTTTTGACGAGATCATCCCGTACGTCGAGGGCCATTTTAAGGCATCGACGCGCGCGGAGGACCGGGCCTACGCCGGCCTGTCGATGGGCGGCCTCCAGGCGCTGAACATCGCGCTCTTCCATCCTGAGAAGTTTGCCTATGTGCTGCCGCTGAGCACCGGCTACTTCCCGCCCCAGCTCAAGACGCTGGAGGAGCAGCACGCCGACGTCCTGAAAAACCCGGCCATCAACCGCCTGAAGCTGTTCTGGATCGCCATGGGCGGTCAGCAGGATATCGCCTATCAGAACGGCCAGAACATGCTGGCGCTGTTCGACCGGTACGGCATCAGGTACACGACGAACGACTACCCCGCCGGCCACACGTTTATAACGTGGCGCCACAACCTGGTCGAGTTCGGGCCGCTGCTATTCCGGGATTGA